From the Gallaecimonas kandeliae genome, one window contains:
- the nth gene encoding endonuclease III, protein MNQQKRLEILTRLRDANPHPTTELHFSTPFELLVAVTLSAQATDVGVNKATARLFPVANSPKAIWELGVEGLKDYIKTIGLFNSKAENVHKMCGILLEQHGGEVPQSREALEALPGVGRKTANVVLNTAFGWPTIAVDTHIFRVSNRTKFAPGKDVKAVEEKLEKVVPKEFKVDVHHWLILHGRYTCIARKPRCGSCIIEDLCEYKDKTEI, encoded by the coding sequence ATGAACCAGCAAAAACGCCTCGAGATACTGACGCGCCTGCGGGACGCCAATCCCCACCCCACCACTGAGCTGCATTTCAGCACGCCCTTCGAGCTGCTGGTGGCGGTGACCCTCTCGGCCCAGGCCACGGACGTGGGGGTCAACAAGGCCACAGCCCGGCTGTTCCCCGTGGCCAATTCCCCCAAGGCCATCTGGGAGCTGGGCGTCGAGGGCCTCAAGGACTACATCAAGACCATAGGCCTCTTCAATTCCAAGGCCGAGAACGTCCACAAAATGTGCGGCATACTGCTGGAACAGCACGGCGGCGAGGTGCCACAAAGCCGTGAGGCCCTCGAGGCCCTGCCTGGCGTCGGCCGCAAGACCGCCAACGTGGTGCTCAACACCGCCTTCGGCTGGCCCACCATAGCGGTGGACACCCATATCTTCCGGGTCTCCAACCGCACCAAATTCGCCCCCGGCAAGGACGTCAAGGCCGTGGAGGAGAAGCTGGAGAAGGTGGTGCCCAAGGAATTCAAGGTGGACGTGCACCACTGGCTTATCCTGCACGGCCGCTACACCTGCATAGCCCGCAAGCCCCGCTGCGGCTCCTGCATCATCGAAGACTTGTGCGAGTACAAGGACAAGACGGAAATCTGA
- the gloA gene encoding lactoylglutathione lyase, whose amino-acid sequence MRILHTMLRVGDLDRSIAFYTEVLGMKLLRRSENSEYKYTLAFVGYGEEKDEAVLELTYNWGVDSYDLGSAYGHIAIEAEDIHGICEAVKAKGGKVTREPGPVLGGSTVIAFVEDPDGYKIEFIAKKDAGQGLGG is encoded by the coding sequence ATGCGAATTCTCCACACCATGCTCCGCGTCGGCGATCTGGACAGGTCCATCGCCTTCTATACCGAAGTGCTCGGCATGAAGCTGCTGCGCCGCTCCGAGAACAGTGAATACAAATACACCCTGGCCTTCGTCGGCTACGGCGAGGAAAAGGACGAGGCCGTCCTCGAACTCACCTACAACTGGGGGGTGGACAGCTATGATCTGGGCAGCGCCTACGGCCATATCGCCATCGAAGCCGAAGACATCCATGGCATCTGCGAGGCCGTCAAGGCCAAGGGCGGCAAGGTGACCCGCGAGCCGGGCCCGGTGCTCGGCGGCAGCACCGTCATCGCCTTCGTCGAAGATCCCGACGGCTACAAGATAGAGTTCATCGCCAAGAAGGACGCCGGCCAGGGCCTCGGCGGCTGA
- a CDS encoding flagellar protein MotY — protein sequence MSKSFNISLIATLVVLAGTPADAGVRYYAASLGQSQWQVTAANPLQCRLEHRIPNYGVAVFSAHANRKENLRFALDVKDAPSKQTVASLASVPPAWQPGLAAQPLGKLPLYPHYPAELNNDRAWDLLSELESGRLPTLTYPDRLGRNKVSVALSTGNFKKGYEDFVSCLGGLLPVDFEDISFSVLTYKKNSADLTEDSQHRLDLVGQYLANDNQYSRIDIDAYSDSYGGRWLNEELSKKRAKAIKDYLVAKGLPADRISTEGYGEKRHVASNETEEGRALNRRVVLHVQR from the coding sequence ATGTCCAAGTCGTTCAACATCAGCCTGATAGCAACCCTGGTCGTTCTGGCCGGCACACCGGCGGACGCCGGGGTGCGCTATTACGCGGCCAGCCTGGGCCAGTCCCAATGGCAGGTGACGGCGGCCAACCCCCTGCAGTGCCGCCTGGAGCACAGGATCCCCAACTACGGGGTGGCGGTATTCAGCGCCCATGCCAACCGCAAGGAAAACCTGCGTTTCGCCCTCGACGTCAAGGACGCCCCATCCAAGCAGACGGTGGCGAGCCTCGCCAGTGTGCCCCCGGCCTGGCAGCCGGGCCTGGCGGCCCAGCCCCTCGGCAAACTGCCCCTCTATCCCCATTACCCGGCCGAGCTCAACAACGACAGGGCCTGGGATCTGCTCTCCGAGCTGGAATCGGGCCGGTTGCCGACCCTGACCTACCCGGACCGCCTCGGCCGCAACAAGGTGTCGGTGGCGCTGTCCACCGGCAACTTCAAGAAGGGCTACGAGGATTTCGTCTCCTGCCTGGGCGGCCTGCTGCCGGTGGACTTCGAGGACATCTCCTTCTCGGTGCTGACCTACAAGAAGAACTCGGCCGATCTCACCGAAGACTCCCAGCATCGCCTGGATCTGGTGGGCCAGTATCTGGCCAACGACAACCAGTACAGCCGCATCGACATCGACGCCTATTCCGACTCCTACGGCGGCCGCTGGCTGAACGAGGAGCTGTCCAAGAAGCGGGCCAAGGCCATCAAGGACTACCTGGTGGCCAAGGGGCTGCCGGCGGATCGCATCAGCACCGAAGGCTACGGCGAGAAGCGCCACGTGGCCTCCAACGAAACCGAAGAAGGCCGCGCCCTGAACAGGCGGGTGGTGCTGCACGTGCAGCGCTGA
- the rnt gene encoding ribonuclease T produces MSALFSQRFRGFYPVIIDVETAGFNAQTDALLQIAATLVDMDAEGRLVVKETHFHNVLPFEGANLEEAALKFTGITDPWHPLRFAVDEDEALKAIFKAVRKGMKAAGCQRAILVGHNAAFDLGFLNAVIARTNQKRSPFHPFVSFDTTTMAALALGQTVLAKACPAAGLAFDNAEAHAADYDAERTAQLFCHIVNRWKDLGGWPLPAAGAASEGNNEEA; encoded by the coding sequence ATGTCAGCTCTGTTCAGCCAACGCTTTCGCGGTTTTTACCCCGTTATCATCGACGTAGAAACCGCCGGCTTCAACGCCCAGACCGACGCGCTGTTGCAGATCGCCGCCACCCTGGTGGACATGGACGCCGAGGGCCGGCTGGTGGTCAAGGAGACCCACTTCCACAATGTGCTGCCCTTCGAGGGGGCCAACCTGGAAGAGGCGGCCCTGAAGTTCACCGGCATCACCGATCCCTGGCATCCGCTGCGCTTCGCCGTGGACGAGGACGAAGCCCTCAAGGCGATCTTCAAGGCGGTGCGCAAGGGCATGAAGGCCGCCGGCTGCCAGCGCGCCATACTGGTGGGCCACAACGCCGCCTTCGACCTCGGCTTCTTGAACGCCGTCATAGCCCGCACCAACCAGAAGCGCTCCCCTTTCCATCCCTTCGTAAGCTTCGACACCACCACCATGGCGGCCCTGGCCCTGGGCCAGACGGTGCTGGCCAAGGCCTGTCCGGCGGCGGGCCTGGCTTTTGACAACGCCGAGGCCCATGCCGCCGACTACGACGCCGAGCGCACCGCCCAGCTGTTCTGCCATATCGTCAACCGCTGGAAGGATCTCGGCGGCTGGCCCTTGCCTGCCGCCGGCGCCGCCAGCGAAGGGAACAACGAAGAGGCCTAA